The Paenibacillus sp. BIC5C1 DNA segment AAGCGTACATTGCGGACCGCAGGTGTGTCCCTGCTGAGTTCTGCGCTACTGGTTACTTCGCTGGGTCTTGGAGACACTTCGGTCACTCATGCTGCGGGTGCCCGTCAGATGGAGTTTCTGGACCGCGGTGTAGTTGCAGTGAAGACGGGCACAGGTGTGTTCGTCAGTTGGCGGCTTCTAGGTACGGAAGGGTCGAATGTATCGTTTAATGTCTATCGGGATGGAACCAAGGTAAACGCATCGCCCATAACGAACAGTACCAATCTCCAGGATACAAGCGGGACAAGCAGTTCCAAATATACGGTTCGAGCCGTAGTCAGTGGAACCGAACAGGTTGCTTCGGCGGTAGCGAGCGTATGGGGCAATAATTATTTGTCCGTACCTCTTAATGTACCCGCAGGGGGTACAACGCCGGATGGGGTGGCCTATACGTATAGTGCCAATGATGCGAGTGCAGGGGATGTGGATGGAGATGGGGAGTATGAACTGATCGTGAAGTGGGACCCATCCAACTCTAAAGACAATTCCCAAAGCGGCTACACGGGTGAAGTATTTATCGATGCCTACAAATTGAATGGAACACGCCTGTGGCGAATCAGTCTGGGCAAAAATATCCGTGCGGGTGCCCATTACACCCAGCTCATGGTGTACGATCTGGACGGAGACGGCAAGGCCGAAGTGGCGATGAAAACGGCTGATGGTACGAAGGATGGAACAGGAGCGGTAATCGGGGATGCCAGCAAAGATTATCGTAATTCCAGCGGATACGTTCTGTCCGGGCCGGAGTTTCTTACGATCTTCAATGGACAGACCGGCAAAGCACTTTCCACGGTGAACTACGAACCGGCGCGCGGCAATGTGTCCGATTGGGGAGACAACTACGGCAACCGGGTCGATCGATTTCTTGCAGCAATTGCGTATTTGGATGGAGAGCGGCCAAGTCTGGTCATGGCGCGTGGATACTATACCCGGACCGTGCTGGTGGCGTACAACTGGCGGGATGGACAATTGACGAAACAATGGACTTTTGATTCCAATACATCAGGTAATTCCGGTTATGCTGGACAAGGCAATCATAATCTGAGCGTGGCGGACGTGGATGGCGATGGCAAAGATGAGATCGTATATGGCGCGATGGCGGTAGATGATAACGGTAAGGGACTCTACACGACAGGGCTTCATCATGGGGATGCCATGCATCTCAGTGATCTGGACCCGGATCGTGCG contains these protein-coding regions:
- a CDS encoding rhamnogalacturonan lyase; its protein translation is MGKRSLWKRTLRTAGVSLLSSALLVTSLGLGDTSVTHAAGARQMEFLDRGVVAVKTGTGVFVSWRLLGTEGSNVSFNVYRDGTKVNASPITNSTNLQDTSGTSSSKYTVRAVVSGTEQVASAVASVWGNNYLSVPLNVPAGGTTPDGVAYTYSANDASAGDVDGDGEYELIVKWDPSNSKDNSQSGYTGEVFIDAYKLNGTRLWRISLGKNIRAGAHYTQLMVYDLDGDGKAEVAMKTADGTKDGTGAVIGDASKDYRNSSGYVLSGPEFLTIFNGQTGKALSTVNYEPARGNVSDWGDNYGNRVDRFLAAIAYLDGERPSLVMARGYYTRTVLVAYNWRDGQLTKQWTFDSNTSGNSGYAGQGNHNLSVADVDGDGKDEIVYGAMAVDDNGKGLYTTGLHHGDAMHLSDLDPDRAGLEVFQVHETPSNAGVEFRDARTGQLIWGIPTTKDIGRGMAADIDPRYKGAEVWADGGLYTAKGQKIGTTLPSSTNFGIWWDGDLLRELLDSNRIDKWDYTNSKTVNLLTASGVSSNNGTKSTPNLQADLFGDWREEVVWRTNDSSALRIYTTTAVTDKRIYTLMHDPVYRLGVAWQNVAYNQPPHTGFYLGDGMSTPPVPNIRYAGK